Part of the Cottoperca gobio chromosome 16, fCotGob3.1, whole genome shotgun sequence genome, TGGAGGTATTGGCCgcagagatgtctgccttcccgcacatataatggaactagatggcactctgCTTGTGGTGCTTAAAGTGCCAGAAAAACGCAATGTGTATTTCACGGCTAGCCGTTTCATCTGGCAGAAGAAAGCATGAATCTACTCATGGGCAACGGTTGAATAGTCAAAAAAGGTATGTCTTGTCCtaaccacttttccttgacctcCAGGGAAAAGGTCACaaggtcaaggaaagatgtcAAGGAAAGATGTCAAGGTAAATTCCTAACGAGAGTCTCTTGCTCACTCGGGTGTAAGAAAATAGGATGAGCAAACCGTGATTTTATTCCCCCTGCTTGTTACAGTGGGCGGGGGAAATCGGAAAGCTTTTAGTGATACTGGGGGCTTTTATAATCCTTAGAGATACTTTTGATAAGATAGATACTTGTGTTCTTAACAGCTATCTGCTCAGTGAGCCGGGCAAGTGATAGATGTTAAAAacccttaaaaaaacaaaaacaattataacaaatatatagtttaatacAGTAGgttgatttgcatttattttaagtatgtgctttttttctttttttctttatatatatatatattttttaaatgtgatagtttgtatgtgttGGTTATTTCAGTGTGTGATCCAATaatgtttactgcatgtgtaTTGTCTTTATAGAGGTTCAGGTGTAAAGTGGGTCCTGGACATAGGAATGCTAGTTTCCTGCACAACACAGTTTAGTTAAGACTGTCATGGGTTGATCCTGTTTAGAGTCAAGATCACTGTATCACAGGTTTACATGATTGTTCCCTGCTGTGAGGATAAAGTGGAAATGCTCATGGTCATGGGGAGGCTAAAGCATGCTTTACAAAGCcagtgggaattgtgtttgAATCTGCAGTCGTGGGGTGTGATCCCATTTCTGCAGAAAGATGTGGCTACATTTCTTTTATGTTGCAATCCAGAGCATCTCTCAGGTGCTCTGTTGAATGCCGGGGAAAAATGCAGGCTGAAGCAGCAGTGACTAATCATGACCTTCTCTTTACTTACAGGCATGTAGTTTTAATAAAGGCCTGGTTAGACATTGTTCCAGCGAGACCAAGTTTGCTAAACCCCACCTAACAACAATGTTTTGTAGGAATTGTAATATCTCATTACACAAACTAAAATTGCTTGTTGTATAGTTTAATACAAATAGACATATTTTCGTAAAGAACACAAAATATGACTAGTTTTCTAATGCTTGCATTCCTTTCATTGTCTACTAATAGAGACCATGGTTAATACAAGCAACCACACTTAGCAGTGacataaatgaaaagtattCTGGTGTGGTGTCTGGTGCCAGTAGAATTAGAAGAAACATTTAATGTGGAAAAATCTATTTTTGCAAAATTGTGATTGTCTGTccattttcactttatttctttttgtatgttGTGTCTGATTTACAGGACACGTCCATGCATGACAACAACTCCTGGATTGCCTTTTATGTTTGGCTGCCATGATGCTTGGGTTACAGGGTACTTCAACCGCCAGAGTGTATCGTTGTGTGGCGTGTTCAGCCATCTTCACCGGATTGGCTTCCTTGCTCGTACATCAGGCAACCCATGCTGGTGCACTCTCCATGGTCCGTGCCCCGCCACAGCCTAACATTAGCCCCCCTGAAACACTGTTTGCAAGTATGGACTCGTCCAGTGAGCACCCCAGTCCACTCTTACCTGAGGGCCCTTCaccttctttttatatttgtgattgTGGAGAGGAGTTTCAGGACTTCAGTCTCATGCTGGAGCATAAGCAATCACATGTGTCTCAAATACAGCTACTGTCACCTCCGGGCAGTTATAGTGCTATCTGCAGTGGAACAGGTTGTGATAAAGTTTTTCCCCTCCAGCATGTACCATTCATTCCAACTGTAACTCAGCCAGATTTGGCCCTTAGTTGCCCCTCTACCTCAAGGTTTCCAGCTGTCGAACTACCCGCATTAGGAGACCTTAAAGCAGATGTAAGCCTGGAGAATGACATTGCCATAGTAACCCCTCCTCAAGGCCAGAGTACACCCCCTCAAGATGAACGTGAGAAACAACTTGAGAACATATCAGCGACAGCGGAGCTGATACCAGAGACTCTGGAGGACATGCATTTGCAAGACGAAACAAATTCTGTTCTCAGCAGTAAAAAGGGGGAGTGTTTGCCTAGAAATAACTCCCTAATGAAGATGCTCGCATCAGCATACATGAAGTGCTTGCCACAGCCTCTGTCTCAAGATCAAAACGATAACGCAGTTACCACCAAACAGGAAGTCGCCCCCATTGATATAACACCTGGAGCAAAAACTGAGGAGGCCCCAATCAACGATCTCTCGATTGCACAGTTAAGGCGGCTGCTTACAAAACCCGGTATAAAGACAAAAGCTCCATCCATCAGCAGAATTCTTGAATCCAGTAAGAAGAGGGTTGTCTCTCTGACTAAGACTTTATCACCTGTAGTGGTTCTTGAAACTCGTCAAAAGCTCATGGATCCTGGCAGTAATGGCACATATGGAAGATATCAATGTGGCCGCTGTCGAAGGGTCTTTCAAAACTTGGACAAACTTGCAGAGCATCATTTCTTGCACAAAAAAGAGAGGATTAAATGTTGTCGTCGCTGCAAACAGCTGATCATTGGACGGCTGCCTTTACCTGACAATCACGTATGCCCTCACTTAGGAAATAAGACCATACCGCCCTCaagctctttaaaaaataagttACCATTTCCGAAAAAAATAGTGCCATTCCACAGTctaaacaataagaaaaaaggGTTCTTTTGTCCATTGTGCAAGCACAACTACGCACGGAGGTGGAACCTCAAAATGCATAAGTGCCAGGGCTCAAGGACAGCCCCCTCAATGGTGACCAATCCCTTCATTCGGATAATGCCAACATTGGAATCAAACAGTGATGCCAAAATGGGTGCAGCGGTTGGAGCTGGATCTCAACCCTCCAAGAGTATTGCTGTGGGCACTGAAGTTACTGGACGCATCAAGGTAGAGGTGACCTCTCCAAATTCAGAGCAGTCTGAAGTTTCACAGTTGGCCTGGACTCATCCAGCAAAAAGCTTCTCACCATTCTTCTCCAAATCTTCCATGATGGAGCAGCACACGGATGCCTCTCTGTGTGGGATTTCGCTCAAGCAAGGAGAAGAAAACAGCAGCTGGGATGCAGCAGCAGTTGATAATGAAGACAGTGATGAAGGGGAGTGGACAATGCCCTTGGATGATGAAATGGAGGTGCTTAACACTACAGAGAAAACTGATAGTGACGGAGAGGTGGACAATGCTATGTCAGTCGAACATGCAGGAACGGCGGTTCCTAGCCTGCGCTATTTTGTCAGAGACGGTATAAAACGTTACCCTTGTAACAGGTGTCAGAAAACCTATAGTCGGCAATCTACTTTGAGGCGCCATCTACAGCTGTGTGGAATTAGGCCACGTGGACCTGGGACTGAAGCTCAAAGTGGTAGTCACAGTGCCATTCCACCTAATGACAGCAATATGAAAccattgttttcttgtttcGCCTGTGGGAGGACCTTTAACCGCAAAGATAACATGATGGTTCACAGTAAGAAATGTCAGTTGCAACAAACAATGTCAGATGGTGGACAGGTGGGTAGAGGGACTGTGCAGCCGAGCATGTCGGGCAATGCAACAGAGGAGGATGATGGAGGCAACTGGGGCATCATGTCACTGCCGTCGGTACTTCCAAGGAGGGTGACGTGCGAGTGTGGGGTCGGATTTACATCTCCAAGCCTTCTCTTGGTGCATCTGCAGAAGCATGCACAGGAATCATACACATGTCCGACTTGTGGAGAGACTGTCAATTCCTGGGCAGACTACGAAGTTCACCTGCAGATCCACATGCATCCTCACCACCAGCTGCTGAAGGGAATCAAACCACAACGATCACAACCTTTATTGCTTCGATTTCAGCAACAGCCacctcagcagctgcagcagctgcagcagctgcagcagcagccacccCAGTCAGTGCGTCAGCCTCCACAGAAGCAGCCACGCACGCAGCAGCTTCCAAATCCAACAAAGAAGCAGCAGCGGATTGTATGCACACGATGTGGCAACACCTTCTCCACTCGCTGTTCCCTACGAAGGCACATATCCTGGAATCGATGCAAAGGTGGACGGGCTACAAATCCCACAAACCCACCCAAAACGTATCACTGTTCCCACTGCAACTCTGACTTCCCGAACACAATCAGTCTGATGTTTCACCAGAGGAGCGGGGCTTGCAAGCCGGCCATCAAGCCTGTGCGTTGCCCCGTTTGTCTTCGCTGGTTTGGCACTGTGGACGGATTGCAGAAACACCTGCTTACTCACAAACAATCTGAATCAAAACGGTCTGAATCAAAAGAGTCATATCGCTGCGATGTCTGTCAGGGTACATACCCAAACCTGAAATCACTCAAAAACCACCGCAGGAGGATTCATCGCATCATGGCTGGGGGCACGAAGCCCTAAACACAACTGCCTTCTTAATGACTGGCTAACATGGGAGGGGCgcatttaaaaagagatttttattatagtttagtttttttcatgtGTGCCAAATAAATcgtacttctttctttttcttatcaaCTGTTTTACCATGTTGTAGTAGCTTGccactgtaaaaaaacaagaaagaaaaaaaacagatgcTTTGTTATACTGTAAAATAGTTTGATTAATTTAATCTCTTTATTACATAACCTCATTAGCCTGTAAAAAAGTATTAGTATTCAAACATTTATCACAGAGTTTGTGATGTagcttgttgttgttcctgGTGTTAATAAACATGCCAGTATGTGAAACCTGTACGTAATATAATTTTGTATGATATGGGATTAAATATCTTAAATGCTTCGAAGCAAGCCATCCAGTTAATTGGATACATTTGCCTCCAGATTATGTATGGGCAGTATACAAACTAATCAATGAAATATCGTGTCTCTGTTGGGTGGATTACCAGCTCTGCAAAGCAGGCATCCCAAAACGTGGGGCCCCCAAAAGCTCCAGATTTACTTTGTTTCAACTGGTGTGTGCTTATCTGTGAGTATTTACAATTAAAGCATAGCATCAACTGACATAGTAGGCCTTAAGGTGGCTCATACTTCATTACCTGATCTTGAGTCAATGTTTgtcacattttagttttatttatttcatctaattttgtatctgtattttataGTAAGCTTTATCACATCTTTATTCTAGCAGGTTAATCTAGCCATAGTGTTAATAAAAAGTAAGGGTTATAAGCAAAATACTCATTACGTAAATCGTGGAGTAATAACTAgctaataaaatacttttttttttttttttctcacaagtTGATTCAAGTTAATGGTCATTTATTTTCCGTCTTTACAGAGGCCTtatgattgtttgttttcttgatgTAAAGGTAACCTAAGgcaaaaaaaagggaggaaagtATGTTATCTCGACCTGGGGGTAGGATCCCAAATCCCAAAGTTTTCAACATATCATCATAATTTATACGTAACAAATTCTTCTAGGGCTCCATCCatgcttctgaaatgtgattCATACACAAAGTATGCTCGTCTAAATTTGAACAATGGATAATCACTGCTTACTTTCCGTAGAGTGGTAAGGGGGAAAAAgcaattttaaataaatatactgaCTGATAGGGAAGTGAGTGACTTGACAGAAAGGATAGATTTGTCGATTCTGAATTACACATACCCAGAGGGAACTTTGATCCAAGTGTGGCCATGTCATTAATAAAAGCTGTAGTTCTTTACTATTCATTTATTAGGCCAATGGAAAATGCAATACAACCCCTaacttcctttttatttatttttgggagattttatttttttaccaagGTCCATGCAAACTATGTAATCATTTTCATAGGGCTTAATAGCTGTATCTATCCAAGCATATCTGTGACTGTAACAGGAGGGTAATAAAACTCAGTCGAagtagtaaataaaataaaatagaaaaaaagaaatccaaactCGATAAATGGCCCCTGACTGACTTGATTACATTGTTGATTActtataaatgaaatatatattttattcctttctatttaaattgaaaatggaaaatgaacTTCTTGAGTAAGTGCATCTCTTTATCACAGTAAGGTCCCCCATAAAACAGAAGCAACAACCATTTACAGAAAAGAAACTGCATCCCACATGTTGTAGAAAACACAGTACACCAGTACTGTTTTTGTAAGGGTACTTTGATTTAACCAACTAAAGGCTGAAtattcaaaatgcatttttctttataaaaaatatttttagtttaaaaagaaaaaataatattggTACAACTCAAATTTGTGTGTTCCATTTCATAAGAATGAAACACAATATTTTCAATGTTGATTTTGAAGTAATCCACAAATAGTACAATTAGATTACACTTGTAATCCAATGGAATGTTTCCTTTTCATAAAAGGCCATTAATTTGTATTCAGTAACTGAGTATATTTAAAAGAAGGTCTAATCTGATCCAACCCTGTGTATCATAGAGTCCCCGTAATAGACTCAGATTAAACTGTTTTGTCAATTGTGAACTGCCCTGCTCaaggtgtgagagagagagagagagagagagagagagagagagagagagagagagagagagagagagagagagagacagacagagagagagagacagagagagagacagacagagagacagagacagagagacagacagacagacagagagacagagacagagagagagacagacagagacagagagacagacagacagacagagagacagagacagagagatagagacagagagagacagacagagagacagagacagagagacagagacagagagacagacagagagacagagacagagagagagacagacagagacagagagacagagagacagagacagagagacagagagactaaAACCACGCGTTATAACTGCGGCAGTAATGACCTCCAGTCGATAGGTGTCAGTACACAGACATAATATCCTGACGTTTCGCTGTTGAAGCGCGCCatcagtagaagaagaaggggggtctttcctcttgtttttTGGTGTGGCTAATGGGCCAACTGCCACTGACTTGATACAATACCGGCAAGTTAGCCCAATTGTCACTGACTCACAAAACAACAATCTGTTTGCGGTTTGTCGCAGGGATATACTGGAATACTACCACGGCgacactttgtttttcatgtgaTGGTAAGCTGACGTTATTGTCCATGAGCTAGTtgaggctaacgttagcatggcAGGGATGTAGCAAGGAAAGGGCGCATTCAATAAAATGACGTACAGATTCTAAAGCTTGACTAGCTAACTTATTTCCCTGCAAATATTAAGTAGCATAGAATAATGGTATAGTAAATGTGCCACCGTATTAACGGGATGGGCCACTACGTATGCATTTCACTAGCTATGGGCTGTATGATTTAGAAATAATCTGATAAAGAGTTCATTTGCTCGTCCCATAAATTTGGGCTTTCTTCCAGAGACGAGCAAATGAGGACGATGTACGTTCATTTGAAATTCTAGTAGTCTTTCCATAGTTTAGCATGCAGTTGTATGTAACTGTTAGCATAACTAGCTCCTGATTCAGATAGTATGAGTCACCATTACATGATTAAGTACAAATTAATTGAATATGTGAccattttagtttgtttatgATTGCATTCATTTTTAACACGTGTCTCCAACAGCAAAGGTGCTCCAGAGGGCTGCACAGAAACAGTGAAGACGTCCATACCTAGCCTGATGATGGcgaaaagaaagcaaaaactGCCAAATATCCTGGAGGATGGCTTAGGCAGAGATTTGATGAACGCTGGGCGGTTTTGCTTCAGCTGTGAGCAGATATTTACAAATCGGAAATGCTTGGAAGAACACTTTTGTTCTGCTGCAAGTCACATCTGCTCCTGTGGCACTGAGTTTGCCAAATACAAAGACATGCTGGATCACAGCACTACACATGAGCCAGGACACCAAGTGCTCGATCATGGAACAATAAGGAAACGCAGAATTGAGAAGCGCATAGAAGAGGAGAATCAGCTGAAAAGACTACAGACCGGTGAGGTCGTCTGGAAGGCGCCTAAATTGGAAAATGTGCCGTCAGTTTCTTTGCCAGTGAAACGTATGCTGAATGTACCCATTACGTCAGCTCATATGCCACAAGTTTCCATGGAGTCTGCACAGATTTCACAAGTGCCTCAGTTTTACAGCTCTGTGTCACAAGCACCTTTGCTCCCAAATCCCAGTGAGAAAGACATGCAGAATATTTTTGCAGGTGTAGGTGCACCAACTGTAGATCTTTGGACACTTTACCAGCCTGTCGTGTTGTTGCAGACTGTGCACACCTTTAACAAGACAAAGCCTTACACGTGTGGTAAATGTGGACAATGTTTTGAGACACCGACATCTCTCATCTCCCACCACAGCGCTCATGTCATAGATAAAATTTCTGGCTGTATAGGATGTGGGCTGCTGCTCTCCAGCAAGAAGGTAGTGCCTCGCTTCCATGTTTGTAAGGCACCCAACACTGCAACCAAATTCAGAATCATCACTGCGACACCGCTGAATTTTAAGATGCCATTTTTTGTCAATTCAGGCAGGAGTCCAAGTTTTCAGGGGCCTTCAGCCCCTTCCTTTAATCAGTTAAAAAGACAGAATCCCAGTGCAGCCAGTAAAAGCAGTCAGGCACCTCTTATAATTTCCACCCTGCAGTTGAAAAATCAGAAAATCAGTACCTACGGTAAAAGCAATCGGTGGCATAATGTCCCTCCATACCTGCAGGGGAGGGGTCCCAGTGCATATAAGCCTTTTAGCATTTCCCCCCTTCAATCGATGAGTCAGAGTCCAAATCCCAGTGCATCCAGTAACCGCAGTCGAGGGCTTCCTGGCACTCCATTCATGCAGATGAAGACACCCACACAATCTGCATCAGGTGTATCGAGCAAACCAATGCAGACATCCTCTACATCAAATGGGTTTGCATGTCGAGTCTGCCACCTTCCTTTTGAATCTGCTCAGCTGCTACAGAGGCACAAGTGTGCCAAAGCACAGGAGTTTATGGCACAGCACGTGCGAGGTGGCAAACGTTACAGACTAAAGAGGGTGACACCAGTGACGCACCCAAATCCAGCTCTGATGAATGGTGAGAGAAAACTTGGGGTTGCAGCATCTGGTAACATAAAGAAAAACCAAGTCAtggctgtctgtctgaacaAAGAGCAAGGGGCGGCACCTGTGAATGGGAAGACGGGAGGGGATATGGACGATGATTGTTACATCGTAGAAAGCGGACAAGACAAACCTGCTGAGATGATCTATCAAGTAACCTCCTCTGTCCCTATTACGACTTGACAAAACTAGAGAGGCACATCCAATTTGCATGTCATAGTTTATGTTCATCATGGACCAAGTGCATTAAGTCAGTCCGGTTTAAACAGCATCTACTTGTTTAGGCTCATGCACAGGAACACATTGCTTTCTGGCTTTCTCCAAACTATTAAAGATAAAGAAGTGTAGGATGACTATTGACAACAACCATGCATCTTTATGAATCTGGGTTTCTTTTGTCAGTACTGTAAAAAGTTCACTATTGGTGAACTGGAATTGGTCTTAAAAGGTTAATTCTGAAAGTGTATGTGCATGGTTTAACCATGTTTGATGGGATAACCAGGTACTATCTTACagtctttgatttgtttttaaatatgttttttagtGTGATCAGAATGTGTTGTGAAGCTTTGGGAACGGACCACAATAAGATGCATTACGTGTTCTTACCAGCTTTGTCAGAGTTTAAATGTTGAATTAAACTATTTTCAAACTTACTGAGTTGTTCATGGGACAAAGCAGttttattatcaacattattCGCATGATAAATGGACTCAATGTACAGTGCTTTTCACAGTGTATGATATGATACTTTAACAGTTGTGTGCAGGTTATGGTCCCTGACAAGTACAGTTAGTGCAagttcatatgttttatatgctaAACATTtgtcagtaaaaaaaagaatcatgaTATAGAATCCTAAAATGAAGATTTCAAAAATAGAATAGACATGTAAAGATTTTACAAGCATGacattgtgtcatttaaaatctCTTGCGTACTGGTATGTTTGCTGATTTATGAACTGGCATTCTAATAGCTGACTTCCAATCTTATGGGAAATGTTGAGTGTTTGATAAGGTTTTGTACAGTTCCACaaataactatttaaactgACATTCCTCCGTAATGTTGGGTGTGTTTATCTAGATTTGACATGTTCTGTTCTTTCTATTTATTGAATTGGTGCCTCCATTTCTTAATTTtccttatatttttattattttcttctgagACTGGAATCCCTGATTCCTCAGTGATGCATTCAAGGTCTATTGTTTATCTCGCGGCACTTTTTTTCCAGCAGATGGGGCTatttcaaagcaaaaacaaggCGCTGCTCTGTGTCTATTTATGATGAGGCCAATACTTCAGAAAAAAACGTAAGTGCGGCGTTCAAGTgcggtttgtgtgtttgtaatctCAGTATCTTTATGGGCATCGAAAACCAAGCACACTGTTAGAAGGAGCAAACAACCGCACATACATGCAAATTGGGGGctgatgtttgcagatgtgaCAATGCACTAGGAGAAGTGTCCGACACATTATTGGTAGTTTGACCACCTGCCAAATCATTATGGTGGTGCATCAGTTTCCAGCTTCTAAGCTTCCTATCCTAAAACCGTCTCTAAATCTCACTATGACACGTGTCACCAAACATATTTTGTGTCGTATTTGCCACTTTTGAAGTTACTTCTGCACAACAACTCATAATACCCACATTTCCCACACCATCTGAAGCCTCCACTCTGTACGCTTGCCGTGATTGACACATTTTTGGGTTGCTTTGTGCGTGGATACCGAGTGGCTCACAGCTGCAAACTGCTCTTAAAAGAAGAGAAAGCCAGGTCCACATTAACAGACTAACTCGCAGACAAATGCACGATTGTAAAAAGTGCCAAACAGCCACGTAACGACAGAGCAACTGTCCGTGCTGAGCTAGCCAGTGCTAGCTACTTGTGCAGCGGTCAGTGAATGGCTACGCAGAGATCAGTGCTGACTCTCCCACACAGGCAAGCAGTTTGTGTTTACTACCACCCATCGCATTTCGTAACCGCTGTTGAGAAATATATTACGTTATTAGCTATAAAGTGATATGAGCTGAAATTGTAGTTAACGGTTTGCGTGGCCTAACCGGAGATGGCAATGTGGCCTATCAAAAGATAACGCCTTGTTATTAATGCTGTGGATAGCGTCTAATGATAAGTGGTGGCTGGATGCTGAAGCTGACTGTTCGGTCATGTGTGTTTATAATACATGTGAAATGACACGGTTATGTCACAGAAGGTTTATGCATGAGTATTGGTAATAATCACAATCAAATGTCATCATGCATCAGACTCCATCAGATCAAATATGTCTGCAGGGGAGATGAAAGGCGAGCTGACATTAGCAACCACTGTCTGTCTACACACAAACGAGGGTAGATTCGTTTGTTATTACCAAATCAAATGAATATCAAATGTGATATTCATGCATCTAGAGCTTTTCAAACCTCAAAACCATAAGCAAAatgttccaaaatgtaaaagtatagTTTGGAATAGCACTTTCCTTCAGTTTTTTGCTATTTTACTAAAGTATATTTTAACTGTTTTccattattggattattatttctGATGCCTTTTAATGGGTAAGTGGCATTTtattactgaagctgctgaacaGTTAGCAGATTATTCTGTAATGATGCATCATCATTTATAAGATGAAAGTATTTAAAGGAAAATGTTAATATGCTAACTGTGACTCATGTAAAAgtagtggtggaaagtacaaTATTCCTCTCTGGAAGTAGTGAAGTATTCGATAACCTGAACCTCAAATATAAAGTACCAAGTAcctcagaaatgtgttttaagtagaggacttgagtaaatgttctgAGTTACTTTCCAGCACAGGCTATGGAAGATGGTAAAGACTGTCTTAACAGTTTCAAATTAATCACACATCTGCTTAGTGGCTATCTTTCTGGACAAGTTTCAATCTGGCAAACACTTACaaagttttctgttttttgtgGGAATTCATGCAAACCAATGCATGTTAATCAAGCATGAATCTCAATCCTAGTGATTTCTTACAACAGGCTTCATGATTCGCTGTAGACACCAGTGCTTGAACCTCTCATGTGAAATATCTATGTAACATAGACCAACTGTCCTGAAAGAGTTGGTGGGTTTTATTAGATTTGAACAGTCGTAATGCAACCAGCCACTTCTAAATTACAGCAAAAAATGGGCATTGCATGCAGTGTATGTAAGACTAAGTGTTACTGTTTTTTATGAGTTACAGCCTCCTTGTCACTGTTTAATCCACAGACCTTTGACATGGGGAGTAAAATGTCCTTCAGCAGAGGAAGCAGTGACCAAAATACAGTCTCTGAGTTAACTCCAGTGACATCACATCCTCGCAATTCCATTCATGCCCCTTCGGACTGCAAGCAGGTAGTTAATGAGAGAGACAAATAGGCGTATCACCCAAAACGCAGCTTACTCCAGAAATTGTGCTGTATACTGCAGTTTACGGCACAATTTCTGGAGTAAGCTGCAAATGGAATATTGCTGCATTTTCTATATAAAAAACGGTTAAAATCGTTgcgtttatttttaaaatgtttttgaatatgTAGTGTATATTACGTTTCGACTAAGTGTGAAGTAAATCCTTGTGTTATGTTAATGTTGGTCATATGGCATCCAAATTAAAGTGATCTTCTAATTCTGCATGCATTTCTATTAGCATGTGGTTTTCTACTGTACACCTGAATGTTTTAGG contains:
- the LOC115021115 gene encoding zinc finger protein 616, giving the protein MMLGLQGTSTARVYRCVACSAIFTGLASLLVHQATHAGALSMVRAPPQPNISPPETLFASMDSSSEHPSPLLPEGPSPSFYICDCGEEFQDFSLMLEHKQSHVSQIQLLSPPGSYSAICSGTGCDKVFPLQHVPFIPTVTQPDLALSCPSTSRFPAVELPALGDLKADVSLENDIAIVTPPQGQSTPPQDEREKQLENISATAELIPETLEDMHLQDETNSVLSSKKGECLPRNNSLMKMLASAYMKCLPQPLSQDQNDNAVTTKQEVAPIDITPGAKTEEAPINDLSIAQLRRLLTKPGIKTKAPSISRILESSKKRVVSLTKTLSPVVVLETRQKLMDPGSNGTYGRYQCGRCRRVFQNLDKLAEHHFLHKKERIKCCRRCKQLIIGRLPLPDNHVCPHLGNKTIPPSSSLKNKLPFPKKIVPFHSLNNKKKGFFCPLCKHNYARRWNLKMHKCQGSRTAPSMVTNPFIRIMPTLESNSDAKMGAAVGAGSQPSKSIAVGTEVTGRIKVEVTSPNSEQSEVSQLAWTHPAKSFSPFFSKSSMMEQHTDASLCGISLKQGEENSSWDAAAVDNEDSDEGEWTMPLDDEMEVLNTTEKTDSDGEVDNAMSVEHAGTAVPSLRYFVRDGIKRYPCNRCQKTYSRQSTLRRHLQLCGIRPRGPGTEAQSGSHSAIPPNDSNMKPLFSCFACGRTFNRKDNMMVHSKKCQLQQTMSDGGQVGRGTVQPSMSGNATEEDDGGNWGIMSLPSVLPRRVTCECGVGFTSPSLLLVHLQKHAQESYTCPTCGETVNSWADYEVHLQIHMHPHHQLLKGIKPQRSQPLLLRFQQQPPQQLQQLQQLQQQPPQSVRQPPQKQPRTQQLPNPTKKQQRIVCTRCGNTFSTRCSLRRHISWNRCKGGRATNPTNPPKTYHCSHCNSDFPNTISLMFHQRSGACKPAIKPVRCPVCLRWFGTVDGLQKHLLTHKQSESKRSESKESYRCDVCQGTYPNLKSLKNHRRRIHRIMAGGTKP